The sequence CTGGTGACGAAACGTGATCTGTCTGGCATTGGTTCCTTTCTCTTTATGGGACTCATCGGAATTATCATTGCCTCGGTGGTGAATATATTTCTTAAGAGTTCGTCACTCTACTGGGCGATCTCCCTTATAGGAGTCTTTGTCTTTGTCGGTCTCACTGCTTATGATGTTCAGAAGATCAAAAACATGGGTGAGCAGGGTATTATGGAACAGGGTGGAGAGGCCATCCAGAAAGGTGCTATTATGGGTGCCCTTGCTCTCTATCTTGATTTTATCAATCTCTTCCTTATGCTTCTCCGTTTTTTTGGGGGCAGCAGGAATTAGGAAAGTAGAGGTAGCTCACTGAAGAAAAAGCATGTTCTGCCCTGGGTAGGACATGCTTTTCTGTTTTTAAGCATAGGAAACCGATGAATATGGACTGTTCATTTTCTGGAAAAAAGGTAGTCGTCGGAGTAACTGGCTCCATTGCAGCTTTTAAGGTTGCCGGGTGGGTCAGCGCACTCACCAAAGAAGGGGCTGAGGTAAAGGTTGTTATGACCCCTGCAGCCTGTCGTTTTGTCACACCTCTTACCTATGCCGCACTCTCTGGTAATCCGGTTTTGACCGATATGTTTGCTGCCGAAGAGGCTCATGCCATTTCTCATGTTCAACTTGGTCAGGAAGCAGATATTCTTCTTATTGCACCTGCCACTGCCAACACCATCGCCAAGATTGCCCATGGTCTTGCTGACGACCTCCTGTCTACCTCAGTTCTCGCCGCAACCTGTCCTGTCATATTTGCTCCCGCAATGAATAGTCAGATGCTGGCCAATCCGGCAACTCAGCGTAATCTTGAAAGAGTAAAAGGCCTGGGGTATGGAATAATCGAACCGGATAGTGGAAAGATGGCCTGTAAAACCGAAGGCCCCGGTCGTCTTCCTGAATGGTGCGATGCACGGGAACAACTTCTTGCTGCTCTGACGAAGCAGGATCTGTTAGGAAAGAAAATTCTGGTTACAGCGGGTCCCACCCGTGAAGCTCTTGACCCTGCCAGGTTCCTCAGTAATCGATCCTCAGGGAAAATGGGATATGCCTTGGCGCGTGCTGCCAAAAGGCGTGGCGCTGAAGTCCTTCTGGTGAGTGGTCCAACCGCATTGGCAACACCTTTTGGAGTGAAACGCATTGATATTCAGACTGCTGCAGAGATGAATGCTGTTGTGATGGAAGCCTGTGGCCGCCAGTCAGTTATTATCAAATCCGCTGCAGTCAGTGATTTCTGTCCGGAAAGGATTGAATCCGAAAAGGTCAAAAAAGATACGGCTCAATTTGTTTTGCCACTCAAACAGACACCCGATATTTTAGCGCAGCTGGGGCAGAGAAAAGAGAAGGAACATTTTCTTCTGGTGGGGTTTGCAGCTGAAAGTCGCGACCATCGTGCCGCTGGAGAGAAAAAACTCAGTCAAAAAAATCTCGATCTGATTGCAATTAACGATATTAGTGGCGAGGATACTGGTTTTGAAACAGATACTAATCAGGTCACTTTGTTAGACAAGAATGGCTTTACAGATCTCCCTTTAACCAGTAAAGAAGCGACCGCCAATCTGATTCTTGACAGAGTTGCCACTCTGTTAATTGATACGAACAACTAAACTCTTTTCAAAAGAAATCTTAAAAACACAACAAATGACTCCGCGAGAACGTTCCATCCTGACAGTGACTTGTTATGGTCATTTTATAAGTCATTTCAATATGCTTGTTTTCCCAGCTGTGCTTTTGCCACTTACTGCCAGGCTTGGTATGGAAATGGGTCCGACACTGGCGCTCTCTTTCTGGATGTATCTCCTGTTCGGGATAACGGCTTTACCATGGGGACTGCTGGGTGATCGCCTGGGCTCACGACCTCTGCTTCTTTTGTTTTATTTCGGGGCTGGTCTCTGTGGTCTACTGGCGGCTATGAATACTACCAATCCTTTTATGTTCAGCCT comes from Desulfocapsa sulfexigens DSM 10523 and encodes:
- the coaBC gene encoding bifunctional phosphopantothenoylcysteine decarboxylase/phosphopantothenate--cysteine ligase CoaBC; the encoded protein is MDCSFSGKKVVVGVTGSIAAFKVAGWVSALTKEGAEVKVVMTPAACRFVTPLTYAALSGNPVLTDMFAAEEAHAISHVQLGQEADILLIAPATANTIAKIAHGLADDLLSTSVLAATCPVIFAPAMNSQMLANPATQRNLERVKGLGYGIIEPDSGKMACKTEGPGRLPEWCDAREQLLAALTKQDLLGKKILVTAGPTREALDPARFLSNRSSGKMGYALARAAKRRGAEVLLVSGPTALATPFGVKRIDIQTAAEMNAVVMEACGRQSVIIKSAAVSDFCPERIESEKVKKDTAQFVLPLKQTPDILAQLGQRKEKEHFLLVGFAAESRDHRAAGEKKLSQKNLDLIAINDISGEDTGFETDTNQVTLLDKNGFTDLPLTSKEATANLILDRVATLLIDTNN